In a single window of the Salvelinus alpinus chromosome 15, SLU_Salpinus.1, whole genome shotgun sequence genome:
- the LOC139539853 gene encoding E3 ubiquitin-protein ligase Siah1-like isoform X2, with product MDEEMSRQTATALPTGTSKCAPSQRIPTLSGTTASNSDLASLFECPVCFDYVLPPILQCQSGHLVCSNCRPKLTCCPTCRGPLGSIRNLAMEKVANSVLFPCKYASSGCEVTLPHTDKADHEELCEFRPYSCPCPGASCKWQGSLDAVMPHLMHQHKSITTLQGEDIVFLATDINLPGAVDWVMMQSCFGFHFMLVLEKQEKYDGHQQFFAIVQLIGTRKQAENFAYRLELNGHRRRLTWEATPRSIHEGIATAIMNSDCLVFDTSIAQLFAENGNLGINVTISMC from the coding sequence AAATGAGTCGCCAGACCGCCACAGCGCTGCCAACAGGAACCTCCAAGTGCGCCCCCTCCCAGCGCATCCCCACCCTGTCCGGCACTACAGCCTCTAACAGCGACCTGGCCAGCCTGTTTGAGTGCCCTGTCTGCTTCGACTATGTGCTGCCCCCCATCCTGCAGTGCCAGAGCGGCCACCTGGTCTGCAGCAACTGCCGGCCCAAGCTCACTTGCTGCCCCACCTGCCGGGGCCCGCTGGGCTCCATCCGGAACCTGGCCATGGAGAAGGTGGCCAACTCTGTGCTGTTCCCCTGCAAGTATGCGTCGTCGGGATGCGAGGTAACGCTGCCCCACACAGACAAGGCGGATCACGAGGAGCTGTGTGAGTTCCGGCCGTACTCCTGCCCCTGCCCAGGGGCCTCCTGTAAGTGGCAGGGCTCGTTGGACGCGGTAATGCCCCACCTCATGCACCAGCACAAATCCATCACCACGCTGCAGGGCGAGGACATCGTGTTCCTGGCTACAGACATTAACCTGCCTGGGGCAGTGGACTGGGTCATGATGCAGTCCTGCTTTGGTTTCCACTTCATGCTGGTCCTGGAGAAGCAGGAGAAGTACGACGGCCACCAGCAGTTCTTTGCTATTGTGCAGCTAATCGGCACGCGGAAGCAGGCAGAGAACTTTGCCTACCGCCTGGAGCTCAACGGGCACCGGCGACGGCTCACCTGGGAGGCCACGCCCCGTTCCATCCACGAGGGCATTGCCACGGCCATTATGAACAGCGACTGCCTGGTGTTTGATACCTCCATCGCGCAGCTGTTCGCTGAGAACGGGAACCTGGGCATCAATGTCACCATATCCATGTGCTGA